TCTACCTCAACGCCAACGATTTACAGCTCAGGCGCGGTGAGACCATCGCCGACACCGCGCGCGTTCTCAGCAGGTACGTTGACGGAATAATGGCTCGCGTCTTCGACCACAAGGACGTTGAGGACCTCGCCAAGTACGCGAGCGTCCCTGTCATCAACGGTCTGAGCGACTTCAGCCACCCGTGCCAGGCCTTAGCTGACTACCAGACCATACTCGAGAAGAAGGGCAGGATTCAGGGCCTCAAGATAGTCTACGTCGGTGACGGGAACAACGTGGCTCACTCGCTCATGATAGCCGGAACCAAGCTTGGCGCTCACGTCGTCGTTGCAACTCCCGAGGGCTACGAGCCAGATGAGCGGGTCATCAAGTGGGCCGAGCAGAACGCATCGGAGAGCGGTGGAAGCTTCGAGCTCCTCCACGACCCGGTTCAGGCCGTCAAGGACGCGGATGTCATCTACACCGACGTCTGGGCGTCAATGGGCCAGGAAGCCGAGGCTGAAGAGAGAAGGAAGATATTCATGCCCTTCCAGGTCAACAAGGAGCTCGTCAAGCACGCCAAGCCCGACTACATCTTCATGCACTGCCTCCCGGCTCACAGGGGCGAAGAAGTTACCGACGACGTCATAGACAGCCCGAACAGCGTCGTCTTTGACCAGGCCGAGAACAGGCTCCACGCCCAGAAGGCCGTTATGGCCCTCGTCATGGGTGGAATAAAGGTCTGATTTCGCGTTCTTTTTTCTTATCCCGTCTGACGGGCTGATAACCGCTCTCATTCTCCGGCGTCTGCACCGACAGCCAATACCGAGCTGGAGAAAAAATGGAAAAGAGTTCAAGATTACGCTCAGGCCCACTCAAGGGTGGTGCCGGCAGGGACGAAGAATATTAAGTACGTCAGGTAATACTCGCGTATAAAGCCGGTGCTGTAAAAAGCCCCTTCATCGGTTCCAACCGTCAGGTAGACCACTGAGCTTTCGTTCCACGGGTTTTTGAAGACCTCAAAGACCTCCAGCTCGCCGGTGTAGGTTTTCCCACTCGCTCTGCTGTAGAATTTGCTTCCGTTCACAGTGACGAGTGCGTTTTTGTTAAGCTCCTTGAGAAGGGAGCTGTTGGAGTAGAGAACCAGCATTAGGTTGCCCCGGAGTTCCTTCTCGGTGAGCTCCGAGACGGGCTTCAAAGTCGCGTTGATGCCGAGGCTCAAAAGCCAGCGGTACTCGTTCTCGGCGAGCCTGCGGGAGTAGTAGCCTGGGCTGTAAGCCACGGTTGCGCCCGTTACGTTGGCCTTCTTCAGGAAGTCGTACACGGTCGTGGGGGGCTCGACTCTCTTTCCTCCGTCAGTCCTGTTGTAAACCGCCCCGACAACTTTCGCAAGCTCGGGCATGAAGTCGGTGTAGTTCTTGTAAACGTCCCTGTGCTTCATGTAGTCGTTAACGTAGGCGTTGTAAACGTCCTTGATAAAGTAAAAGCCGAGGTTCTGATTTTTTATTAGGTCATCACGTGCCTCCTCGGGATGCCCCGTAACGTTGAGGTAGTAGGACTCGACGGCCCTGACGAAGGTCTCGTAGAGCATTATCTTGAAGTCCGTGTACGCCATCAGGCTGAGCTTTTCCTTAACCGGGTCGTAGAGCGACTCGTATGGTTTGAAGAGGTAGTAATACCTGTCCACCGCCGGATTAACGAAGCTGTGAGCGAACTCGTGGACAAGGAACGTTATTCCCGCCCGGCTCAGGTACACCCGGGGAATACCGTTCTCAATCCGGCCGAACCCAAGGAATGCATAGATTTTCTTCTTTTCTCCCTGGTCGAGGTGATAACCAAAGCCGTTGTAGGCAATCAGGGTCAGCGGAACTATCGTCCAAGAGGAAGCGTTCTCGCCGAAGAAGTTCTCCTCGAAGTGGGTGACGTTAAGGATTTCCTCCCCGTTCGTTTCGAACCCGCGGAGGGTCTCGTTGTAAAAGGCTCTGTGCTCGTTGTAGAACCTCCAGAAGTCTGTCTCGTTGGCGAACTGGGCAACCGCCCTCGCGAATTCGTCAAGAAGGCTCGTGTTTAGCCAGGGCCTGAGTTCGAGCATGTCGCTCCAGTTCATGTCCCTTGAAAAGTTGACCGGGTTCAGGTGAAGGGCGAACTCTGGAATAGCGTCGTATGCCAAACCCTGCTCTACCATCGTCGGGACCATTTGAACGGCGGTGGCGTTGGTATAGTTCCCGAAGTAGTTCATGACGTCTTTCATGTACGGGTAGTTGTACAGGTTGGCGCCCGCGCGGTATGGGCTGACATGCTTCCTGTACCAGTCGGAATTTGAGAGGAAGTATATTATCTGGACGAGCTCAAGGCGTGGGTCAATCTCAATGTGAACCCTGTTGGAGAGGTTTACTTCGGCCGGGGCAAAGTCCGGAGCTGGTACGGCCAGGGAAACGTTCGATGTGTTTGACGGGGAGCCCTGGGAATGCGTGACGTTGGAACTTCCGCCGGACTGGGAATACGCGGTTGAAGGTTGCTGTTGCGTGGGTGAAGCCGTCGGCGTCGAACCGAGGCACCCGCTCACGAGAACGAGGAGCCCTATCAACACCAAGGCGAGAAGTTTTTTCATTTCAATCCCCGTTCAACTTTTCAACACTGAAGTTAAAAAAATTCCGCTGGGACATCGAA
The Thermococcus sp. 21S9 DNA segment above includes these coding regions:
- the argF gene encoding ornithine carbamoyltransferase; this translates as MVVSLAGRDVLCLQDFTREEIETILKTAEMMKIWNKIGKPHRVLEGKTLAMIFQKPSTRTRISFEVGIYQLGGYGLYLNANDLQLRRGETIADTARVLSRYVDGIMARVFDHKDVEDLAKYASVPVINGLSDFSHPCQALADYQTILEKKGRIQGLKIVYVGDGNNVAHSLMIAGTKLGAHVVVATPEGYEPDERVIKWAEQNASESGGSFELLHDPVQAVKDADVIYTDVWASMGQEAEAEERRKIFMPFQVNKELVKHAKPDYIFMHCLPAHRGEEVTDDVIDSPNSVVFDQAENRLHAQKAVMALVMGGIKV
- a CDS encoding DUF4932 domain-containing protein; translation: MIGLLVLVSGCLGSTPTASPTQQQPSTAYSQSGGSSNVTHSQGSPSNTSNVSLAVPAPDFAPAEVNLSNRVHIEIDPRLELVQIIYFLSNSDWYRKHVSPYRAGANLYNYPYMKDVMNYFGNYTNATAVQMVPTMVEQGLAYDAIPEFALHLNPVNFSRDMNWSDMLELRPWLNTSLLDEFARAVAQFANETDFWRFYNEHRAFYNETLRGFETNGEEILNVTHFEENFFGENASSWTIVPLTLIAYNGFGYHLDQGEKKKIYAFLGFGRIENGIPRVYLSRAGITFLVHEFAHSFVNPAVDRYYYLFKPYESLYDPVKEKLSLMAYTDFKIMLYETFVRAVESYYLNVTGHPEEARDDLIKNQNLGFYFIKDVYNAYVNDYMKHRDVYKNYTDFMPELAKVVGAVYNRTDGGKRVEPPTTVYDFLKKANVTGATVAYSPGYYSRRLAENEYRWLLSLGINATLKPVSELTEKELRGNLMLVLYSNSSLLKELNKNALVTVNGSKFYSRASGKTYTGELEVFEVFKNPWNESSVVYLTVGTDEGAFYSTGFIREYYLTYLIFFVPAGTTLEWA